In one Hominilimicola fabiformis genomic region, the following are encoded:
- a CDS encoding TnpV protein, whose translation MAKTIFEEMGGKYERQGDYLIPCLTVPAEEEQPIGIWGQRHLDYLKHHCKVTYTNLLTSGRLNAYLADIDRQAQERFERLIEGMKQAQGITEQLKAENALEWTGCLNNIRACAREIVEKEIIFA comes from the coding sequence ATGGCAAAGACAATTTTTGAGGAAATGGGCGGCAAATACGAAAGGCAAGGCGATTATTTAATACCGTGCTTAACTGTACCCGCCGAAGAAGAACAGCCGATAGGCATCTGGGGACAGCGGCATTTGGATTATCTGAAGCATCACTGCAAAGTTACATACACCAATCTTCTTACAAGCGGCAGACTTAACGCTTACCTTGCCGACATTGACAGACAGGCACAGGAACGCTTTGAAAGGCTCATAGAGGGTATGAAACAGGCACAGGGCATAACGGAACAGCTAAAGGCAGAAAACGCCTTAGAATGGACAGGATGCCTCAATAACATAAGGGCTTGTGCGAGGGAGATTGTGGAAAAGGAAATTATTTTTGCATAA
- a CDS encoding N-6 DNA methylase, with protein sequence MARKYDLISELYNRTCKTVVSNPQNWQAFLASACRNYKLRYDEQLLVYAQRPDATAVLEIEQWNKIFGRWVNRGARGIAVFADENRSRQRLTHYFDISDTHESRYSRTVPIWDMRQEYEADVIETLESTFGEIENKSSLAEAIMGAARNAAEDNIPDYLQDLYYATEGSSFEEVEEDIVAFIYKNVVTNSVAYMMMSRLGVDTDGYFELDDFRDVTNFNTQETLNALGFATSDIAEMGLTEISKTITALNRQNRIIVGQDRNEYNKVENNDERSLDDERTDLHDGGRLQPSEPETSTAAGSDAGQVRSDEERVSEGTSQSPLLQSPDEGRTDTALGGSGTESQQDGGNNPEPDGTERGSDRTDESGGYDEMGSSDELSSQFGTGNRESGSDIRLEYYDRTHEDKSLPFFGRDEVINEILRTTPHLSASLEEIKDYYERNPDNKDRTEYVKSIFNNDYTELTLEDGRTVGYKTFENVLHLWEGKYDSRTAQSFYDWAVIARHFEAMRLLGELSDSIKPLPSMDGQMTFILDGRAEEKKTSAFTFSQEIIDAVLANGSGFSEGKMRIYEQFEKSLSAKENADFLKNEYGWGGSYPVIIGAGIDESHDGKGITITKGIGKENPHITLSWSQVEKRIGELIRTDRYLNPKEKEHYPQWLESQEERRTKIEETKRNREILSNAPPEQEVEPTEKEPEEAEQSQDVQYEYHLGDKVYIGASEYEILSVDDERVMLYDYDMPLFNKEFLRTEFDRKVRENPMNEHLIVKEEPAEERNEKEPEPVVPAWEKKKKVKGFDLHPDVSMAERHTFNLRENEVETVGKKERFRRNIMAIQLLKKCQEENRFATPEEQIVLSKYVGWGGLSEAFDENNSAWATEYLELSSVLTPEEYASARESTLTAFYTPPEVITAIYKAMEQMGFQEGNLLEPSCGIGNFIGMLPDAMQDSKIYGVELDTISAGIAQQLYQKTTIAAQGFEETNLPDSFFDGVVGNVPFGDFKVSDKRYDKHKFLIHDYFFAKSLDKLRPGGVMALVTSKGTMDKETLAVRKYIAQRAELLGAIRLPNNTFKGNAGTEVVSDILILQKRDRLIDIEPDWVHLDTDENGIKMNSYFVQHPEMILGEMKMVSGRFGMEATCVPYENADLAAQLDEAVANIHGEITEYETEEELEEEDNSIPADPTVRNFSYTVVDDKIYYRENSRMTPVEVSATAENRIKGMIAIRNSVRTLIELQTEDYPDSEIKAEQERLNRLYDTFSGKYGLINSRANTSAFSQDSSFSLLSALEIIGEDGELERKADMFSKRTIKPHTPVTSVDTASEALAVSLGEKATIDMDYMMGLSGKSENEIFEDLKGVIFLNPLYEYGNSYEPKYLMADEYLSGNVREKLKIAKNSAELYPEDYKVNVEALQKVQPKDLTASEISVRLGATWLPPDDVQEFIFHLLETPRYAQWNIKVHFSPFTSEWNIEGKSYDKGNVRAYNTYGTSRINAYKIIEETLNLKDVRIFDYIEDDEGKKKAVLNKKETAIAQSKQEMIKQEFQDWIWSDPERRERLCKSYNEKFNSVRPREYDGSHIIFNGMNPEIELREHQKNAVAHILYGGNTLLAHAVGAGKTFEMVAAAQESKRLGLCNKSLFVVPNHLTEQWAAEYLQLYPAANILVATKKDFETKNRKKFCGRIATGDYDAVIIGHSQFEKIPMSIERQRAILEQQLEEITGGIAELKRNRGENFSIKQLEKSKKSIRQKLDKLNDQTKKDDVVTFEELGVDRLFVDESHYYKNLYLYTKMRNVGGIAQTEAQKSSDLFMKCRYLDEITGGRGTVFATGTPISNSMVELYTIQRYLQYNTLVKNGLQHFDAWASTFGETITAVELTPEGTGYRAKTRFAKFYNLPELMAMFKEIADIKTADMLNLPVPEAKYHNIAVKPSEMQKEMVASLAERAEQVRGGGVDSSVDNMLKITNDGRKLALDQRMLNDMLPDFEGSKINACVDNIYRIWKENADKKSAQLVFCDLSTPKNDGTFSVYNDIRKKLIERGIPESEVKFIHEADTDMKKKELFQKTRKGEVRVLLGSTQKMGAGTNVQDKLIALHDVDCPWRPSDVGRILRTFKIKKNVEVTDNGKDNF encoded by the coding sequence ATGGCACGAAAATATGACCTTATTTCTGAGCTTTACAACCGCACCTGCAAAACGGTTGTGTCAAATCCTCAGAACTGGCAGGCATTCTTGGCTTCGGCTTGCCGAAATTATAAGTTACGTTATGACGAACAGCTACTTGTATATGCACAGCGACCTGATGCAACAGCGGTTCTTGAGATAGAGCAGTGGAACAAAATTTTTGGCAGATGGGTCAACCGAGGTGCAAGAGGTATTGCTGTTTTTGCTGATGAAAACCGTTCACGGCAAAGACTGACACATTACTTTGATATTTCAGATACTCACGAAAGCAGATATTCAAGAACAGTCCCGATTTGGGATATGCGTCAGGAATACGAAGCTGATGTGATTGAAACATTGGAAAGCACTTTCGGAGAGATTGAGAATAAGAGCAGTCTTGCCGAAGCAATTATGGGAGCAGCAAGAAATGCGGCAGAGGATAATATCCCTGATTATCTACAAGACCTTTACTATGCAACCGAGGGTAGTTCCTTCGAGGAAGTGGAAGAGGATATTGTAGCTTTCATTTATAAAAATGTCGTGACAAATAGTGTGGCATATATGATGATGTCAAGGCTTGGCGTTGATACGGACGGTTATTTTGAACTTGATGATTTCAGAGATGTTACTAACTTCAATACGCAGGAAACACTCAATGCACTTGGATTTGCTACCAGTGATATTGCAGAAATGGGATTAACGGAAATATCTAAAACAATTACTGCACTCAACCGTCAAAATCGCATAATTGTCGGTCAGGACAGAAATGAATACAATAAGGTTGAAAATAACGACGAAAGGAGTTTGGACGATGAACGAACTGACCTACACGATGGTGGGCGATTACAGCCTTCCGAACCTGAAACTTCCACAGCAGCCGGAAGTGACGCTGGGCAGGTACGCTCAGATGAGGAGAGAGTTTCTGAAGGAACATCACAGAGTCCTTTACTACAATCTCCTGACGAGGGGCGAACTGACACAGCACTTGGCGGAAGTGGAACAGAGAGCCAGCAAGATGGAGGAAACAATCCTGAGCCAGATGGCACAGAAAGAGGGAGTGACCGAACAGATGAAAGCGGAGGATATGATGAAATGGGTTCGTCTGATGAACTCTCTTCGCAGTTCGGCACAGGAAATCGTGAAAGCGGAAGTGATATTCGCTTAGAGTATTACGACAGAACGCACGAGGATAAAAGCCTTCCGTTCTTTGGACGTGATGAAGTAATCAATGAAATTCTCAGAACGACACCACATTTGTCGGCTAGTCTGGAAGAAATCAAAGATTATTATGAACGTAATCCTGATAACAAAGACCGCACAGAGTATGTAAAGAGTATTTTCAATAATGATTATACCGAGCTTACTTTAGAGGATGGCAGGACAGTAGGGTACAAGACCTTTGAAAACGTTCTGCATTTGTGGGAGGGCAAATACGACAGCAGAACCGCACAGAGTTTTTATGATTGGGCTGTTATTGCTCGACATTTTGAAGCTATGCGATTATTGGGAGAATTAAGTGACAGCATAAAACCATTACCGTCAATGGACGGTCAGATGACATTCATATTAGACGGTCGGGCAGAGGAAAAGAAAACCTCTGCCTTTACTTTTTCTCAGGAGATTATCGACGCTGTTCTTGCGAATGGAAGCGGATTTTCTGAGGGTAAAATGCGTATCTATGAGCAGTTTGAAAAAAGCCTTTCAGCAAAAGAAAACGCAGACTTCTTAAAAAATGAGTACGGTTGGGGCGGCTCTTATCCAGTAATAATCGGAGCAGGAATTGATGAGAGTCACGATGGAAAAGGTATTACGATTACGAAAGGTATCGGTAAAGAAAATCCACATATCACGCTTTCGTGGTCGCAGGTGGAGAAACGTATCGGGGAACTTATCCGAACAGACAGATACTTAAATCCAAAGGAAAAAGAACACTATCCTCAGTGGCTTGAAAGTCAAGAGGAACGCAGAACCAAAATCGAAGAAACGAAAAGAAACCGTGAGATACTCTCTAATGCACCACCGGAGCAGGAGGTCGAACCAACCGAAAAAGAACCTGAAGAAGCAGAACAGTCGCAAGATGTGCAGTATGAATATCATCTTGGCGATAAGGTGTATATCGGTGCTTCTGAGTACGAAATCTTATCTGTTGATGATGAGAGAGTAATGCTCTATGACTATGATATGCCACTGTTCAATAAGGAATTTTTACGCACAGAGTTTGACAGAAAAGTGCGTGAGAATCCGATGAATGAGCATTTGATTGTAAAGGAAGAACCTGCCGAAGAAAGAAATGAAAAAGAGCCTGAGCCGGTAGTTCCCGCTTGGGAGAAGAAGAAAAAGGTCAAAGGCTTTGACTTGCACCCTGATGTGTCTATGGCAGAACGCCACACCTTTAATCTCAGGGAAAATGAGGTTGAAACAGTTGGTAAAAAGGAACGCTTCCGCAGAAATATTATGGCGATACAGCTTCTTAAAAAATGTCAGGAAGAAAACAGATTTGCCACTCCTGAAGAACAGATTGTTTTATCAAAATATGTCGGTTGGGGTGGGCTTTCAGAAGCCTTTGATGAAAATAATTCAGCGTGGGCAACTGAATATCTGGAACTTTCTTCGGTATTAACACCGGAGGAATATGCTTCGGCAAGAGAAAGCACGTTGACTGCGTTCTACACGCCGCCTGAAGTAATCACAGCCATTTATAAGGCTATGGAGCAGATGGGCTTTCAGGAAGGCAACTTGTTAGAGCCGTCCTGCGGTATCGGTAATTTCATCGGTATGCTGCCGGACGCAATGCAGGACAGTAAGATTTACGGTGTGGAACTTGATACGATTTCCGCAGGGATTGCACAACAGCTTTACCAGAAAACAACCATTGCGGCACAAGGATTTGAAGAAACCAATCTGCCGGACAGCTTTTTTGATGGAGTGGTTGGCAATGTGCCTTTTGGAGATTTTAAGGTATCGGATAAAAGGTACGACAAGCATAAGTTTCTGATACACGATTACTTTTTTGCCAAGTCCCTTGATAAGTTAAGACCCGGCGGTGTGATGGCTCTTGTAACGAGCAAAGGCACAATGGATAAGGAAACTTTAGCAGTACGAAAGTATATTGCACAGAGAGCAGAGCTTCTTGGAGCAATTCGATTGCCGAATAATACCTTTAAGGGTAATGCAGGAACGGAAGTCGTTTCGGATATTCTTATCCTGCAAAAGCGTGACAGACTGATAGATATTGAGCCGGATTGGGTTCATCTTGATACCGATGAGAACGGAATTAAGATGAACTCTTATTTTGTGCAGCACCCCGAAATGATACTCGGAGAAATGAAAATGGTATCGGGGCGTTTCGGTATGGAAGCAACTTGTGTGCCGTATGAAAATGCAGACCTTGCAGCACAGCTTGATGAAGCAGTAGCAAACATTCACGGAGAAATCACGGAATATGAAACTGAGGAAGAACTGGAGGAGGAAGATAATTCTATTCCGGCAGACCCGACAGTGAGAAACTTTTCCTATACGGTGGTAGACGATAAAATCTACTATCGTGAAAATTCCCGTATGACTCCGGTGGAAGTGTCGGCAACCGCAGAGAACCGAATTAAGGGTATGATTGCTATTAGAAATTCCGTCAGAACGCTGATTGAATTGCAGACAGAAGATTACCCTGACAGCGAAATCAAAGCGGAGCAGGAGCGATTAAACAGACTTTATGATACCTTTTCAGGTAAGTACGGACTCATTAACAGCCGTGCAAATACTTCTGCTTTCTCGCAGGACAGTTCATTCTCTTTGCTTTCCGCATTGGAGATAATCGGAGAGGACGGAGAACTGGAGCGTAAGGCTGATATGTTTTCTAAGAGGACAATTAAGCCGCATACTCCGGTTACTTCTGTTGATACGGCAAGCGAAGCGTTGGCGGTATCTCTTGGAGAAAAAGCCACGATTGATATGGACTATATGATGGGGCTTTCCGGTAAATCGGAGAATGAAATCTTTGAGGACTTAAAGGGTGTTATCTTCCTAAACCCGCTTTATGAGTATGGAAATTCTTACGAACCGAAGTATCTGATGGCTGATGAATACCTTTCGGGTAATGTCAGGGAAAAGCTGAAGATTGCAAAGAACTCGGCAGAACTCTATCCGGAAGATTATAAGGTCAATGTAGAAGCACTTCAAAAGGTGCAGCCGAAAGACCTGACTGCAAGTGAAATTTCCGTGCGACTTGGTGCAACTTGGCTGCCACCGGACGATGTGCAGGAGTTTATCTTTCATTTGCTTGAAACACCACGTTATGCACAGTGGAATATCAAAGTTCACTTCTCTCCATTTACGAGTGAGTGGAATATTGAGGGAAAATCCTATGACAAAGGAAATGTAAGGGCATATAACACTTACGGAACTTCCCGCATCAATGCCTATAAGATTATTGAGGAAACGCTGAATTTAAAAGATGTGCGTATCTTTGATTATATCGAAGATGATGAGGGAAAGAAAAAGGCTGTCCTAAATAAAAAGGAAACAGCGATTGCTCAGTCGAAGCAGGAAATGATTAAGCAGGAATTTCAGGACTGGATATGGTCTGACCCTGAACGAAGGGAAAGGCTTTGCAAATCTTACAATGAGAAATTCAATAGCGTCAGACCTCGTGAGTATGATGGAAGTCATATCATCTTCAATGGTATGAATCCTGAAATTGAACTCAGGGAACATCAGAAAAATGCGGTTGCTCATATCCTTTACGGAGGAAATACACTTCTTGCACACGCAGTCGGAGCAGGAAAAACTTTTGAAATGGTAGCGGCAGCACAGGAGTCGAAAAGGCTTGGGCTTTGTAACAAGTCACTGTTTGTTGTACCAAATCACTTGACCGAACAATGGGCGGCTGAGTATTTGCAGCTCTATCCGGCGGCGAATATCCTTGTCGCAACAAAGAAAGATTTTGAAACCAAGAACCGTAAAAAGTTCTGCGGCAGGATTGCAACTGGAGATTATGACGCAGTTATCATCGGACATTCACAGTTTGAAAAAATCCCGATGTCCATTGAAAGACAGAGGGCAATCTTAGAACAGCAGCTTGAGGAGATAACCGGAGGAATTGCGGAACTCAAGCGAAACCGAGGGGAAAACTTCTCCATAAAGCAGCTTGAAAAGTCAAAGAAATCTATCAGGCAGAAACTTGATAAACTCAATGACCAGACGAAAAAAGATGATGTTGTAACCTTTGAGGAACTTGGTGTAGACAGACTTTTTGTTGATGAAAGCCATTATTACAAGAACCTTTATCTTTATACAAAAATGCGTAATGTGGGCGGTATCGCACAGACGGAAGCACAGAAATCTTCCGACCTCTTTATGAAGTGTCGTTACCTTGACGAGATTACCGGAGGACGAGGAACCGTATTTGCAACGGGTACACCTATCTCAAACAGTATGGTGGAACTCTATACGATACAGCGATATTTGCAGTACAACACGCTTGTGAAAAATGGGTTGCAGCACTTTGATGCCTGGGCTTCCACTTTCGGAGAAACCATTACGGCAGTGGAACTTACACCGGAAGGAACAGGATACAGAGCAAAGACAAGGTTCGCAAAATTCTATAACTTGCCGGAACTAATGGCGATGTTCAAGGAGATTGCGGACATTAAAACAGCAGATATGTTGAACCTGCCAGTACCGGAAGCAAAGTACCATAACATTGCAGTAAAGCCATCGGAAATGCAGAAGGAGATGGTTGCTTCCCTTGCAGAGAGAGCCGAGCAGGTGCGTGGCGGCGGTGTGGATTCAAGCGTAGATAATATGCTGAAAATCACGAATGACGGAAGAAAACTGGCTCTTGACCAGCGTATGCTAAACGATATGCTGCCTGATTTTGAGGGCAGTAAAATCAATGCCTGCGTCGATAACATCTATCGGATATGGAAAGAAAATGCCGACAAGAAATCGGCACAGCTTGTGTTTTGTGACCTTTCCACGCCGAAGAATGACGGCACATTTTCCGTCTATAACGACATCAGAAAGAAGCTGATTGAGAGAGGTATTCCTGAAAGTGAAGTGAAGTTCATACACGAAGCCGATACGGATATGAAGAAAAAAGAACTGTTTCAAAAGACCCGCAAGGGAGAAGTCAGGGTGCTTCTTGGCTCTACTCAGAAGATGGGAGCAGGAACGAATGTGCAGGATAAACTTATTGCACTTCACGATGTGGATTGTCCGTGGCGACCTTCAGATGTAGGACGGATTTTGCGGACATTCAAAATAAAAAAGAATGTGGAGGTAACAGACAATGGCAAAGACAATTTTTGA
- a CDS encoding SpaA isopeptide-forming pilin-related protein gives MIKSKFKRVTSLFLATLMCVTTFAGIGSTTAYAASGEKADVYMVDFPRDGDANYDGVWGHSNLTLKNGWHTGRSNFTNLKAIGSYSGNVAYCIEPGISLKVGQTMNKYDENYFNNLASNGVISGDEIRLFVGRILQYGYRGTISTSWRSQNEAAANSIAQAYATQLLIWETVIGERDVNFNHVSASGCSNVKDVINARHPLRNKIFSYYNSMVQSVQNHATIPSFCNKSSGSAKTIELEWNGSKYTTTLTDSNNVLSKYNFKASISGVNFSVNGNKLTVSMDTAPSKEFTITATKKNAVRRGVVVWSEGKHGQNSSVQDVVSYAQEVSDSINGYVKMKVSYGSCQIVKTSEDGKVDGINFTITGNGINQTVTTANGGKFQIDNLMPGIYTVTEQAYDKYEPQETHRVTVVAGQIAKVTFNNKLKRGDLQVVKSSEDNLVEGVKFHLFGTSLSGDAVDQYAVTDKNGVATFKDVLISGSEPYTLEEVDTAIRYVVPKNQTAPVKWKEVTTRNFNNILKKFTVTVTKSDAEKGEAQGNAKLSGAVYGIYKGETLVDKYVTDENGQFTTKEYVCDTDWTIREITPSEGYLLDKTIHKVGADPKLYEVEHNLTSNDVTEQVIKGNVAIIKHTDDGETKIETPEKGASFEIYLKSAGSYDAANKDERDTIVCDEYGFGQTKDVPYGIYTVHQTSGWEGREMMDDFDVFISQNAQTYRYLINNRNFESFVNVVKVDAESGKSIPYAGAGFKIYDPQGNQVKMTFTYPTPTTIDVFYTDANGSLVTPEKLDYGKGYSIVEVQAPYGYVLDDTPVYFDITEENSTEEGGVTVVKVNKPNMAQKGTITVEKTGEVFSGVNVSGSEDSDVIYQPVYEVAGLEGAVYEVRAAEDISTPDGTLRYSKGEVVDTITTSSDGFVKSKELYLGKYEVKEITAPYGMVISGETHTVELTYAGQNISVTETSTSFYNERQKVQVSLAKAIEKDKTFGIGDNGEIKNISFGLYAAEDIVSASGTVIPADGLIEIVSVNENGTAVMKSDLPFGKYYVKEIATDEHYVLSDTKYPVVFEYAGQDTATVEIKVNDGKEIKNELIYGSVSGKKIDENGEALEGAVIGIFKAEETEFTKDTALMTTTSAKDGSFSFAKVPYGKWIVREIEQPKGFVLDEKAYEVNISKAEQVVEIEIVNEYVHGNIRLTKMDAEYPDNKLTGATFEVYKDTNENGKIDDGDELIGNLEETETGIYEMKELLYGKYIVRETKAPEGFLLDKGEYSVFIEKDETTYSVENKAGVGFFNEAMRGILKIVKTSSDGKVKGFAFRVTGANGYDMTFETDKNGEIVIEGLRIGEYTVSEVANNASAAYITPADQNVTIKLDETAVVKMHNELRDTPKTGDDTNMKLWYVLAGLSAVGIAVTSVVAHKKKKKEGNE, from the coding sequence ATGATAAAGTCAAAATTCAAAAGAGTCACGTCGCTTTTCTTGGCGACCCTTATGTGTGTGACCACTTTTGCAGGCATTGGCTCGACAACAGCATATGCTGCTTCGGGAGAAAAAGCCGATGTTTATATGGTCGATTTCCCTCGTGATGGCGATGCTAATTACGATGGGGTATGGGGACACAGCAATTTGACCTTGAAAAATGGTTGGCATACCGGACGTTCCAATTTTACCAATCTTAAGGCTATTGGCTCATACTCAGGCAATGTTGCTTATTGTATTGAGCCGGGAATTTCGCTCAAGGTCGGTCAGACAATGAATAAGTATGACGAAAATTATTTTAATAACCTTGCATCCAATGGGGTTATTTCCGGAGATGAAATCCGTCTTTTCGTTGGTCGTATTTTACAGTATGGCTATCGTGGGACAATCTCGACATCTTGGAGGTCACAGAATGAAGCAGCAGCAAACAGCATTGCACAGGCTTATGCCACACAGCTTCTTATCTGGGAAACTGTTATCGGAGAGCGTGATGTGAACTTCAATCATGTATCAGCCAGTGGTTGCAGCAATGTGAAAGATGTCATCAATGCAAGGCATCCGCTCCGCAATAAGATTTTCAGTTATTACAACAGTATGGTGCAGAGTGTACAGAACCATGCGACCATACCAAGCTTTTGTAATAAATCATCCGGTTCGGCAAAGACAATAGAACTTGAGTGGAACGGAAGTAAGTACACAACTACCCTGACAGACTCAAACAATGTGCTGTCCAAATATAATTTCAAGGCAAGTATCAGTGGAGTGAACTTTTCAGTGAATGGTAACAAACTTACTGTTTCTATGGATACTGCACCGAGTAAGGAATTTACCATTACCGCAACGAAGAAAAATGCAGTCCGCAGAGGTGTGGTTGTATGGTCAGAGGGTAAACATGGTCAGAACTCCAGTGTGCAGGATGTTGTCAGCTATGCTCAGGAAGTAAGCGACAGTATCAACGGTTATGTGAAAATGAAAGTCAGCTATGGCTCTTGTCAGATTGTAAAGACCAGTGAGGACGGCAAGGTTGACGGTATCAACTTCACGATTACCGGAAACGGTATCAATCAGACAGTTACAACAGCTAATGGCGGTAAGTTCCAGATTGATAACCTTATGCCGGGTATCTATACTGTAACCGAGCAGGCATACGATAAGTACGAGCCGCAGGAAACACATAGAGTTACTGTTGTAGCAGGACAGATTGCAAAGGTCACTTTCAATAACAAATTGAAGCGTGGCGACCTTCAGGTAGTGAAGTCCTCAGAAGATAACCTTGTTGAAGGTGTGAAGTTCCATCTTTTCGGTACTTCTCTTTCCGGTGATGCTGTTGACCAGTATGCAGTTACAGACAAAAACGGTGTGGCAACTTTCAAAGATGTGCTTATCAGTGGTTCTGAACCATATACACTTGAAGAAGTAGACACAGCTATCCGTTATGTCGTACCGAAAAATCAGACTGCACCAGTGAAGTGGAAAGAAGTAACCACAAGAAACTTCAATAACATTTTGAAGAAGTTTACTGTAACAGTCACAAAGAGCGACGCTGAGAAGGGCGAAGCACAGGGCAATGCCAAACTTTCGGGAGCAGTTTACGGTATCTATAAGGGCGAAACGCTTGTAGATAAGTATGTTACTGATGAAAACGGTCAGTTCACTACCAAAGAATATGTTTGTGATACCGACTGGACAATCCGAGAAATTACACCGAGTGAAGGCTATCTCCTTGATAAGACCATTCACAAGGTAGGTGCAGACCCGAAACTTTATGAGGTGGAACACAACCTTACTTCCAATGATGTAACCGAGCAGGTAATCAAAGGCAATGTGGCTATCATTAAACACACTGATGATGGAGAAACAAAGATTGAAACACCTGAAAAGGGTGCTTCCTTTGAGATTTACCTGAAATCTGCCGGAAGCTATGACGCAGCCAATAAAGACGAGAGAGATACTATCGTATGCGATGAATATGGCTTCGGTCAGACAAAAGATGTGCCGTATGGTATTTATACCGTACACCAGACTTCCGGTTGGGAAGGCAGAGAGATGATGGACGATTTTGATGTGTTCATTTCACAGAACGCACAGACCTACCGTTATCTTATCAATAACCGTAACTTTGAGAGCTTTGTCAATGTAGTCAAGGTGGACGCAGAAAGCGGAAAGAGTATTCCGTATGCAGGAGCAGGATTTAAGATTTACGACCCACAGGGCAATCAGGTCAAAATGACCTTTACTTATCCGACACCGACCACGATTGATGTGTTCTATACCGACGCAAATGGTTCTCTTGTAACACCTGAGAAATTAGATTACGGCAAGGGATATTCCATCGTAGAGGTACAAGCTCCATACGGATATGTACTTGATGATACTCCGGTATATTTTGATATTACCGAAGAAAATTCCACAGAGGAAGGCGGCGTAACTGTTGTGAAAGTCAATAAGCCGAATATGGCACAGAAAGGTACTATCACGGTTGAAAAGACCGGAGAAGTATTTAGTGGTGTCAATGTAAGTGGTTCTGAGGACAGTGATGTTATTTATCAGCCTGTTTATGAAGTGGCAGGACTTGAGGGTGCAGTTTATGAAGTCCGTGCTGCGGAAGATATTAGCACACCGGACGGTACACTTCGCTATTCAAAGGGCGAAGTGGTAGATACTATCACAACAAGCTCCGATGGATTTGTGAAGAGCAAAGAACTTTATCTCGGAAAATACGAGGTCAAGGAAATTACCGCACCTTATGGAATGGTAATCAGTGGCGAAACACATACGGTTGAGCTTACTTATGCAGGTCAGAATATCTCTGTTACCGAAACTTCCACATCGTTCTATAACGAAAGACAGAAAGTGCAGGTAAGCCTTGCAAAAGCCATTGAAAAGGATAAGACATTTGGTATTGGCGACAACGGAGAAATCAAAAACATCAGCTTTGGTCTTTATGCCGCAGAAGATATTGTATCTGCAAGCGGTACAGTTATTCCGGCTGATGGACTGATTGAGATTGTCAGCGTAAATGAAAATGGAACTGCTGTTATGAAGTCAGACCTTCCGTTTGGCAAATACTATGTCAAGGAGATTGCAACCGATGAGCATTATGTTCTCTCTGATACGAAATATCCGGTTGTGTTTGAATATGCAGGTCAGGATACCGCAACAGTTGAAATCAAAGTGAATGATGGAAAAGAAATCAAGAATGAACTTATCTATGGTTCTGTATCAGGTAAGAAGATTGACGAGAACGGAGAAGCACTTGAGGGTGCTGTTATCGGTATCTTCAAAGCCGAAGAAACAGAATTTACAAAAGATACTGCACTTATGACGACTACCTCTGCAAAAGACGGTAGTTTTTCTTTTGCAAAAGTTCCTTATGGCAAATGGATTGTAAGAGAAATCGAGCAGCCAAAGGGATTTGTTCTTGATGAAAAAGCGTATGAGGTCAATATCAGCAAAGCCGAGCAGGTAGTTGAAATTGAGATTGTCAATGAGTATGTTCACGGCAATATCAGACTCACGAAGATGGACGCTGAATATCCAGATAACAAACTTACGGGTGCAACCTTTGAGGTATATAAGGACACCAATGAGAACGGAAAGATTGATGATGGCGATGAACTTATCGGAAATCTTGAAGAAACCGAAACCGGAATTTATGAGATGAAAGAGCTGCTTTACGGAAAATATATTGTCCGTGAAACAAAAGCACCAGAGGGCTTCCTGCTTGATAAGGGAGAATACTCTGTTTTCATTGAGAAAGACGAAACAACTTATTCCGTTGAGAATAAGGCTGGTGTTGGATTTTTCAATGAAGCTATGCGTGGAATACTGAAAATCGTCAAGACATCTTCAGATGGTAAGGTTAAAGGTTTTGCGTTCAGAGTAACCGGAGCAAACGGTTATGATATGACATTTGAAACAGATAAGAACGGCGAAATCGTGATTGAGGGACTTCGTATTGGCGAATATACCGTATCCGAAGTGGCAAACAATGCCTCTGCTGCATATATCACACCTGCCGACCAGAATGTTACTATCAAACTTGATGAAACAGCCGTTGTAAAAATGCACAATGAGTTGAGGGATACTCCGAAAACAGGAGATGATACCAATATGAAACTTTGGTATGTCCTTGCTGGACTTTCTGCTGTCGGTATCGCCGTAACTTCTGTTGTTGCACACAAAAAGAAGAAAAAGGAGGGTAACGAGTAA